The stretch of DNA TTGATCTCCGCATGGGTAAAGGAGAAAATCCCTATTTGCCGCGCGTTGCGGCAAATTGTCGCCGTATCGCACAGAGGAAAGGGCACCAGCGaagctactgggccggcccagccaaccagTTCGTTCGTTCCAATTTGGAACCTTTTTTTTCCTCCTGACTTTAGTTTCTCTTTTTTACTGTTCCTTGTTCTTCTGTTCCCTTTTCGTTTCCTTTTTTCAGTTTTCAAGTTTATTTtacttttttcaaaaaatgtttgtaaatttcAAATGTTGTTTAGAATTCAAAATTTTGTTCTTATTTTCAAATTATGTTCACATTTTTCAAACATGTATGCTAATTTGAAAAAATACCTCTAATTTCTAAATCAATTTTTAAAGATTTTGTATGAGATACACGGAAAATGttcgaaatttaaaaatattcccattttcaaattttgttcataaatttaaaaaatgttctcgtTTCAAAATATGTGCACAAAATACAAAAATGTTCTTGTtcttaaaaaaattaaaatatgtTCGCATTTATAGTACTTGTTCCCTTTCTCATAAATTGTTCACAGATATAAAAAATTGTTCTTCCGCAGTttcaatttttttagtttttcgAATTTCTGTTTCTTTACTTCATTTTTTCTATTCCTTTGtaattcctttttcttctctttcttgtaCTTGAGAATTTCAGAttatgttcaaaaattcaaaaaaattctcaaAACTTCAAAAATGTTTCTGTTATTatcttttgttcacaaattcaaaaaacatTTCTCCATTTTCCATAAAAATGTTCGCATACGTAGAAAAAATGTTCACCTTTCAATATTGTTCATATTATAAAAAAAGAATCGTGTTTTCAAATTTTCTtctggagtttgaaaaaatgttccTCTTTCCAAATTCATTCACAATTCTATGAAAAATGTTCGTGTCTTGCAATTTTGTTCtgtagtttcaaaaaatgtttccatttcaaaatttgtttgcaattttggaaaatgtgtctatttctattttgtttgggagtttcaaaaaaaatcaaaattttgtATAAGTGATTAAATTTTCCATTTTTGTTCAGGTTTTTCCACGTTTTTAAATGGTTATGTATCCAAAATTTGTTTTtgaattcgaaaaatgttcatcttcatttttcgttttttcttcttattttcgcCTATTCCATTTTCGTTTTTAAGAATATTGTCACAGTTTTAAAAAATGTCCGTGATTTCAGAAAAACTGTTCCTTTTTTCAAAAATGTTTGAAAATTGAAAACTTGTTTTTGTTTCTTCAATTTTTGTTCTgagtttgaaaaaatgttcttgtttcaaAATTTGTTTTCGGATTCCAAAAACATACGCGTTTCCAAATTTTTGTTCAGAGTTTCAAAAAGTGTTCCCTTTGAcaaaaatttgttcacatattcaaaaatgttcatgattttcaaaaaagTGTTCAGTTTATCAAACTTTGTTCACATATTCCGAAAATGTTGGAGATTTTTAGGTTTTTCATGTCAAATTCGAAAAGTGTTCGCTTTTAAAAAATAAACACTTTTTCAAAATAATGTCCGCATTGGGAATTTGACAAAATGTTTGGACCTACATTACTTCTAGCTTCGCGCGGCATTGTTAACCAAGAAAGCTAATGTAGCACGTTGGCTATGCTCTTTCCCAGCTAACAGTAGGTTCCTGGTTCAATCCCTCCCTCAAGCagatttttttttggatttttcacCGTGTtgcgctaatgggccggcccagctggagTCGCTCCTGTGCGTTCGCTCGGCAATTTGCCGCAACGAGCGGCGCCTAGGAACTCTCGGTAAAGGAATCCCTTGCATGCAGGTTTTCTTTCCTACTTGGACCCAAAGTTCCTATGCAGCAGATGTTGACCGCTTGTAcgcaattttttattttattttttgtcacGACTCGGACTGGAACTTGTACTCTGCTTTGTGTGTGAACACGTTATGCGCACGGATAACGACAACAGAAAACGGACCAATCTCAAGTAATTCAATGGACGTTTGGAGGTTTGTGCTGCTGATGATCTTCACGTGGAGTAGAAAAACTAGTGTACAGGACTAGTACGTACTCCAGTACTTTCTTCgtaactcttatattagtttacagagggagtacatagcaAGCAGTAGTGCCTGATTTCCTCGGGGCTTGAGCCGGCAGCAGAAATTTTGTGGAACTCGGCAGATCGGACAGCAGCAGAAATTTTTGTCGGTCTTGATAGAACCTAGGATTTGACCGCTTGCAGGACTCGGCGTCCAAAGGAAATTAAGCTGCCGTTGGTTTTGACGGATCGTGTCGCGTCGGCGGCGGCGCACACAACATCAAACCCTAATTATTCTTCATCTGAATCTGGTCTCTGCTATTCCAACCGCTTGTTGTGTAGATGATGTGgatccttccgtacaggtttcgttAATCCGGCACATCACGAGCTTCTCAATCCTcagaaaagatccctccaagaactcaacaccactgtgcgcaggccccacagtgggcgccaactatcatggaattaacacgttagatgtccttagtgtgaggacttaatcgtgaggccaacgcatctatgtggtagcttgagagaggTTGAGCGGTATCGAGAGACGCaatacaagacaagggtttagacagcttcgggccctgggaaacatcatccggtaacaaccctacatgctgtttgaggctagatttcattatcatcacgagggagccgccgtaaaccggctctcctctagttgtgtctagccctagagattgtttcttgattGTCcctctttgaggagccctgcccctccttatataagttagaggggcgggttacatgtggagtcgttttaggattaggactagtctctcttctaatacaaaccggatacaagtccgggtcttccttgtaaagtaaatattcctcacgcctttcctcttaaatcggcccaccatagcgtgatccggccttccataaaccgctcgATGGgcgaccgggtcttgtcgctcctctgacccgcctgtcggattaccaatgaatcgtaaaccgccaAGTCCAAGTGGGTCGCCAGCAAattgccaaactctagccgggtcatacatccggcggtttataccgtggGTTATATCCCCgacacgcaccccggggttcgttaatcatggaaatcgctcagggaccccaaatcagtgagtaatggtccatgaaacggggccagaatcagccaaaacttcaAGTGTTGATGACggccacgtaaacgcaccccggggatcgtcaatcgtggaaatcgctctgggagcccAAAGCTTTGTTAAAACAGAAGATGTGCTCTCGTTGCCGAATTAAAAGGACGGGCCCATATTCACACAGCACCGCCCAAGACCTAAAGTGGGGAAGACAATAAATTCACGGTTTTCAAATGAAACATCAGATTATGAAAAAAATTCTAAACCATAGTCTTTAGAAATGCTTGTAAAATTAAAATGATAATTTAAAAAAATCTCAAATTAGAAAAGGGTTCACAAATTTATTAATTTGAGAATGTTTTTGGATTTTAAAAATATTGGCAAATTCTTCATgacttttaaaaatgttcatgaatttaaaagaaCACAAATTGAAAAGGAGAGCACAAATTTTTTGAAcggttcacgaattcaaaaaatgttcttgaatgTCAGAAATAATCCATAAGTTCAGAAATATTCGTGAATTTAGGAAATATTCACAAATCTGAAAAACTGTGGCAAATTTGGTATCCACAAGCTTAGAATAAGTTCTCCGCGGAAAAGAAAGGTTTTAGAAAAAgtttattaattcaaaaaatattcacgaatttggaaaatgtttatgaatttacaaaatgttcaaaaattgaacaatgtttgtgaattcaaaaaagagaagaaaaagtgAGACCAAAAAAAAAAGAACAAATGAAGGTCCACAAATATATCAAGACAAACAAACAAGAAAGCTATCTTTATCTTAGTCTTTGGCAGCCAGGCAGATGCTAATGCAGTAGTGGTGTAATTCCCTTGGAGCATAATATATCTATCATACATCACAGCATATATAATATCTAGCATACATCATAACATAATTTGCCAAGCTTAATTTAGTAGCAAGCAGTGGGTATAAGTAATGCAGGGAAGGTcagggcagggcagggcagggAAACATATAATAAATGCATAACTGATCAAAAATCTCTTGCTTGATATATATAATCATTCATTCATTCAGTACTGCTACTCCATGAGGATGagggcattcatacatatatactggtaagGAGCTATATATGCATAGCATCTTagcaagtagtagtagtagtagcagtgaTTCATCCATCTCTGCCTCTGCCTCTGCCTAAAGCTTGGAAGATGGCAGGCCTGCAACCAACATCACCAATCAATAGTCAATACAAGCTAGAACATGTCTTTAGCTAACTAAGATCAGAGAGCTAGGCGGGTACTGCAAGAGACATGTATATATCAGTTACCGAGTTGCTTGGCGTTAACGATGCTTGGGCAGGCAGGGGGCGGCGCCGCCTTCTCGTCGAGGAAGGGCTCCACCGCGTTCGGGTTCCCCCACACCGGGTACCCCTTGATCTTACCCTGTCAGTTTTAACCCAACACTTGCTCCATCAGGTTCAGATCAGTAATCAACTACTCCCTACTAATTTAGCAATAATAAACATAAGAACTACTTGATTGATTAAGCAATCATCATCCAAGGAAACTCACAAGCACGTTCAGAGCAGCGAGCGTCGCCATCCCTTCAcgcgtccactgagcacacggagtcAACCAAACAAACAGTGGAATCCATCAGATGATGCATGGAAATTCCAATGGCATGGATGTACAAATCCATTACTTCACTTCAGTTGAATCCAGTTCATATATCGACAAATCATACAAGTTCGTACCTTCGATGCAGATGCGATGTGAGGCACGACGACGGCATTCTTCATCTCAGCCAGCCCTGGCTTCATGTAAGGCTCATCCTCAAAAACATCGAGGCCAACACGGAACATGGGATTCGCCCTCAGGTGCTCCACCAGTGCAACCTCGTCGATCACCGGGCCACGGCTGGCGTTCACCAGCACTGCCTCCTTCTTCATCATCGCCAGCCGCTCAGGGTTTATCAGGTGGTACGTCGTCTTGTCCAGCACTGGGTGCAGGCTTATCTGTTGCCATCAACAGAAACAAAGTTCCGTTATCTCAAATGTAAATATTTTCATCTGTATTTTGAAAATTGCAATGCCCCAGTGCATATTGTATCTAATTAACTGACCACATCGGCCTCCCTGAGAACTTCCTCCATGCTGGAGGCCCTCTTCCATGTCACAGGCTGCTCACCATTGGCTTTCAGGAACTGGCCATACGCTGCATCATATAAACATTATTATTACACATGTATTAAATCCACATCAAATGCATAAATAGCTGACACAAGAACAAATAAAGCTACTAGCAGATCGATAAAATTTACCTGTGACGAATTTCTCGAGCCGTGTGGACTGGTACAGATCGAAGTAGATCAAGTTCATCTTGAACCCCTCAATCTAGCACACACAAAATTTAAGTCGGTTTTACATTGCTCATACATACTCAACAGGTTAGTTTGAGATGAGATTTATATATGGAGGATGTATAAAGTGGTACCATCATCCTTGCATAAGCTGAGCCGATGCGGCCAGCTCCGATCACTCCAACAGTCTGCCCCTTGAGCAAGTTCCCAACAAACCTGCATTCATTATCTCATTCAATCCGTATATCTTAAATAGATTCGTATAGATGTATATATGCTGCTCATAAATCAAGCTGGATTAATAGTACAGCAGTCTAGCACTCACAAGTGCGGAAGCCATCCGTCGTAGAGGCCAGCCCTCATGAATTGGTCGGCCTCAACGATCCTCCGGGCAGCCGCCACCGACAGCGACGCCGCCAGCTCCGCCGTCGTCTCGGTAAGAACACCCTGCATACACCCATTCATCATGGCAATCACGAGATTCGGACTTCAGAGCAACATTCATCATATCAAAGGCACTTGTCAGTCAAATAAATTCCGTGTGTTACATACAGGCGTGTTGCCGATGGCGATGCCATTCCTGTTGGCAGCATCGACATCAACGTTGTTGTAACCGACGGCCATGTTGCTGAAGGCTGTCCCGCCGGCACGCTTGAGCGCAGAGAAGAGCACTTCCCCCCAGTCCTCTGTTAGCTGCAGCCAATTTGTGCCACACAAGTCGTCATCCAGATTGATAACTAATTGAATACTTGAAACAAGACATAAAGAAGAGTGTTGTTAAAAGGATAACAAACTATATATGACCTTAACCACAGTTTTTAGGAAACTTTTTAGGACAGTAACCTAACCCACGACAAGAAAATTCATAAAGGAAAGGAATAACAAGCTGGGGTTGCTTGCCTGGCCGATGACACCATGGCAGTGATCACCGATGAGTGCCAGTATGTCGTCAACAGAGAGGATGGTCTTCTTCTCCGTGCATATCTGCGCGCTCAACATGTAAGAAAATTCAGCATCTGTTATCATCATAGCAATCAAACAGAGCAAGCAACAGCAATGAAACAGAGCAAGGAACAACAAAGAAACAGAGCAGGGCACCTCGAGGCGGCAGTCGTTGCCAGTGAGGAGCTTGATCCAGCGGGTGCCGGGCATGGACTTGGTGCTCACCACGCGGTACTTGCCGCTGGGGTTCCACACCTCTATCGATATCGGCTTCGCCATGGCTGGAGCAGGGGGGAGCAGCTGCAAGGAGGAGAAACAAGAAGCTAGATGCAAGTGGTGATGACAAGCTACAAGTAGTGCTTTTCTTATCAGGTTGAGAAGCAAACATGAGGCGCCAGGATTTTCTGCTATTTTGGAAGACCACTTGGTGGATAAGACCACAAGATCATGAGTGGCTCCAGGCCCCTCACCCTCTGAATGAGACACTTCCTTATCATCTACATCTTCAGAAATCAGAGGCCCACAACAATTTCAATTTATTTGCTCTCTCAGGCACAACAGAAATATATAACCAAACAGAAATCTGCAAGAGAGCCAATCTAGCTCAACAGAAATCTGCAAATGTTTCCAATCTTAAAGAACCAGCATCCAACACATTAAGCTTCAACAAAGAAGCTCAAATAACACAGCAACAATCAGAACAGGAAGATGATAACCAAGCAAAGCATCCACTTGACGATTAAGATTCAGTTTGACAAGCGATGACCACAGACCACGATAGGTTTTTCTTGTTCTCGCAAACATAACCACTGACCGAAGATGTTCACCGACACCACCTCATAGACTCGAGGATAATTACAACCCATTACGACAGACATAAAGAAGAGCGCTGAAATACAGACATGACGAATACTACGCGTAGTTCTTTCAGCGCGGCGGTGGCATCGCCTAGATGCTCCTCTACTCAAAGGCCCACTGGTTCTCCCTGcggatctcctcctcctcctcgggcgtAAAGTCGttcttgatgttgaaggtcttgcgGATCTCCTCCGGGGTCTTGCCCTTGATCATGTCGGCAACAGTCTGACAGGTTAGGTCCAAAAGCCCCTTGATGTTCAGGTAGTTGGCAGCCTGAGGGGGGCAAAAGGGCAACAAGAATAACAGCATGTCAGAGAGAAGCATTCATTTACAAGAACAGAGCTAATCAAATTGCAGTATGTAGATGCTTTGCGGCAAACTAAACCACAAAACAAGGAATGCATTAATCAATAGATATTGATTCAAAACCAAGAACAGCAAAAGTAACTAGAGCATAACAGGGTAAGAAATTCAGATAAGAAACATAACTGTAACAAAACAGAGTCAAGAGCAGATTCATTCTTGCACCACTTGTCAGAATGCATTGGCAAGTGTATGCATCATATTGCAATTTCGATCTTAGCATAATAGTGTGATTTAGCTACAATGCAAGATAGAAAAAACACATCCTCACATATACAATTTACTGGCATAATAATAATAAGATTAGATGCTCCCCAGGTTATTCATATACAGTATAGCACATCAGAACACAAGAACATGGATCACAAATTAACCCTGACCTACAAATCAGACCACATCATGTAAACTCTTAACAAATATCTGTCCTTTTGAGTAAAAGATAAGCCAATCATGTATGTAAACCCTAACCTAACCCAATAGAATCGAATCCTCATCGATGAGGGCACGAGGAGCCCATCCAATCgaacctaaacagcagccatacgcGCAAACCAATCTGGATGCGAGGCCCGGAAGGGGAACGGCGGCCAGATCTAGAACAAAAAGGAGGGGACAAATAATAAATCGAATCGAGGGAGGGATTTGATTGATTCATACCAGGATGAGGTCGAAGAGGGTGGCCTGGTCGACCTTGACGAACTCGGCGTCCCAGTTCTTGAGGTCCTCCGCGggagcggcgggggcggcggcgtccgAGGCTCCGGCGGCGGCCGCGGCCCCGTCGGCGGGCTTGGCCTGGACGTGCTTGTTGCAGTACTCGATGACCTTGGAGAGGATCTTGGAGTTGACGTTGGGGAGCGGGATGCCGTTGTCGGCGCAGTCGTCCTCGATCATGTGGCGGATCGTCTGCGACTCCATGGCCACCGCCTCCTCCACCTCGAACTCCTCGCCGTCCGAGCTCTTGAGCGTGATCATCTTCTTCTCGCCGGCGTCTCCCGCGGCCGCCATCGCTCGCTCGCTGCTGCTGGATCGGGGATCGGGAAGAGGAAACCCTAGAGCGGCGGCGACGAAGGACGGAAGGGGAAAAAGCTGGGAGCTTTGGTGCGTGCGGGGTGGGATGGTTGGGTCCGGGTGTGTATTTATTTATTGATTGAAGGCCGGGCAACGCGTGGACGGATTGCTATCCACCCTTCACAAGGAAACGGACCCAAAACACAAAAACAAACCTACGTCTACAAAAGTTCGATGACCGTCCGATCTGTATCTAACGCACGCACGCAGGACGACCTGCCTTTGCACAACACCACTTTCTATCTCTCGTGCGGCCCCATCCCTCCCCCGCCTCCTCCAGCTAACCATGGATGCAGATCTGACGTGGTGGCCGCCGAACTGATGTCTGTGCCCAACGCCTAGCATGGCTCCTCTTTGTTGCGGTCAGTCGCCCATCGCCGCCaccacccccttcccccttctccgggTCATCTTCTCTGCACCCTTCCTCATCTTCTACTAGGACGTCCTCTGCAAGTACGTCACTAAATACGTAATCTCTTGTGTCATTTGTCTGAGCAGTCCCACTACCCACCATCACCTCCACCTGCCTCCCCGTCCTTCTCCTACTCTGCGACAACTTGAGGAAACCCTAGCGAGATCTGTCGACTTTACTTAGGGATCGAGGTAACCCTAGAGAGATGAGGAAACGCGGCGGCAGAAGAAGATGGAAACTCTGTTGTTGCAGGGATGGGTTGGGTTGGGTTTGGCTGGGGGATTTATTGGGAGGGTTGGGCAACGCGTTGATTTACAAGGAAACAAAACCAAAAGCCAAACTTAAACTAATTTGGAAGGAATTTCTTACTGATAAAAGTTTGATGGAGTTTTTTCATTTAGACTAACAATGATTAGCATGTATTTTTCGATGGTTTGTCCCTTTCTTACCTTGTTTAACAAGGTTTGGCCCCATCGATACATTTTTGTGGCTCCATGGAGTTTAGACCGACATATTTATATTTCGATGTGATCGTTCGATTAAGGTGGAATTGCACTTGAGTGAGTGGTAGATGGACCCTCCTACACTGGTCCGCGAAAGCCTCACTGAAACCTTACNNNNNNNNNNNNNNNNNNNNNNNNNNNNNNNNNNNNNNNNNNNNNNNNNNNNNNNNNNNNNNNNNNNNNNNNNNNNNNNNNNNNNNNNNNNNNNNNNNNNNNNNNNNNNNNNNNNNNNNNNNNNNNNNNNNNNNNNNNNNNNNNNNNNNNNNNNNNNNNNNNNNNNNNNNNNNNNNNNNNNNNNNNNNNNNNNNNNTCCACTGCTCATTCAACTCTTGCTCATATCTTCCGCATGCAACCTTGCCACCCCGTTCATGTTCGGTGCTTATGTCGCGAGTGACATGCATTTCTATAAACAAGCGCCCATGACCTGAACCGTTTGCTCCTGGCCTCGTATAATGTGCTGACCCATCTTTAGGCATCGAGTAGGAACACCTTTCAGTTTGGTGAAGCTTCTAGAAACCTCCAaacttgtttttattttttttcctttttggtttTTCCGGACCAGGTCTttgtccaattttttgtttttccctttttccaTTTTGTCTTTTTTCCTTTCCTTATTATGTTTTCTTTTTTTATAATGCGCCTACTTTTTTAAATTTTtaaaactttttttcaaaatttgtaaACTTTTTAAAGTTTTACAATTTTGCTTTCAATTCTTAAACTTTTTATAAATTTTTTATGATATTTCTTACAATTTGTTTTTTTAATGTTATGGACATTTTTCAAATTCGTTAACGTTTGTTCAATTTTGGTGAGAATTTTTAAAATACCAGCCATATTTTTCCTAAACGATGAAATATTTTAGAATTTGTGATATTTGTTAAAATTTTGAAACTTTaccaatttatgaacttttttcaaaatttggaaaattttcaaatttatGGAAGAATTTATTTTCAATGATAAATGATAGACCattttcaaaattcaaaaaaatgtctttttcaaattcgtgaattttTATTTACTTTTGAATGCACAAATTATTATTGTAATAATctatactagtacaaatgcccgtgcgttgcaccgggtgaTAAATGTGGTAGAACTTGCTTCATGGGTCCTTTTTTGCCATTTTCTATATTTC from Triticum dicoccoides isolate Atlit2015 ecotype Zavitan chromosome 6A, WEW_v2.0, whole genome shotgun sequence encodes:
- the LOC119319132 gene encoding glycerate dehydrogenase; translated protein: MAKPISIEVWNPSGKYRVVSTKSMPGTRWIKLLTGNDCRLEICTEKKTILSVDDILALIGDHCHGVIGQLTEDWGEVLFSALKRAGGTAFSNMAVGYNNVDVDAANRNGIAIGNTPGVLTETTAELAASLSVAAARRIVEADQFMRAGLYDGWLPHLFVGNLLKGQTVGVIGAGRIGSAYARMMIEGFKMNLIYFDLYQSTRLEKFVTAYGQFLKANGEQPVTWKRASSMEEVLREADVISLHPVLDKTTYHLINPERLAMMKKEAVLVNASRGPVIDEVALVEHLRANPMFRVGLDVFEDEPYMKPGLAEMKNAVVVPHIASASKWTREGMATLAALNVLGKIKGYPVWGNPNAVEPFLDEKAAPPPACPSIVNAKQLGLPSSKL
- the LOC119319133 gene encoding SKP1-like protein 1, translated to MAAAGDAGEKKMITLKSSDGEEFEVEEAVAMESQTIRHMIEDDCADNGIPLPNVNSKILSKVIEYCNKHVQAKPADGAAAAAGASDAAAPAAPAEDLKNWDAEFVKVDQATLFDLILAANYLNIKGLLDLTCQTVADMIKGKTPEEIRKTFNIKNDFTPEEEEEIRRENQWAFE